Proteins from a single region of Pungitius pungitius chromosome 4, fPunPun2.1, whole genome shotgun sequence:
- the itsn2b gene encoding intersectin-2b isoform X3, with protein MNGGPSIWAISPEERVKHDKKFDTLSPSMGYVSGEQARKFLLQSGLPASVLAEIWSLADMNKDGKMDRLEFSIAMKLIKLKLQGTPLPSALPVIMKQPPVPAPSLINPTSLLTNPAYGMATLPNVTMMTGTNLPMFAPNSMATPGFSTLAPMTGYTPLVPTASTLSPLIASNPSRPPMPTMGNATLPNGTFGGLDPFAPGALATGIPRSASPYSSPLGLSSSGLNKASSLLDLGSISSASSSPSPMSPMVNVPSDWAVPHASRLRYRQQFNSLDKQMAGYLSGQQVRGAMATTMLTQTQLASIWTLADVDKDGKLKAEEFILAMHLVDMAKIGQSLPLTLPTELVPPSQRGGVNGSSSSLYAALGDDFDIEPPQKTKPNLTFEDKFKANLERGNAELEKRRQTLQDAERRERERRAQKEREEREQREKEAREIEEKRRREEEIRLERQKELERQKEEERLREIERKEAAQRELERQRKEEWERRRRGELKIKKEQEQDEIGRLKAKKKSLEMELEAVGNKHQQISDRLQDFQNKKKHQNTELHVTNQRKETCQQDINKLQKQLEEFQRKLSQLTPEQKRLTEKLRNMSLNNLPASTMSTLKVVVTEKKGTCLKLRQQLETLEKEAAAKMSEMDAYNRDMQEMRESQRKQQETLEKLRSIKEDKRRELSRRKEEEEQRKKREEERKKQQEEEAQRLIKIEKERQWQEKLRKDEEERQRKLREEKEAKQREEAEREKQALIQAAKEQVERELRVKEEAERKRREIEERKKREEDERQKQAERRRQDEERRQLEEERRQLEEERRKLEEDRRKEEKRRKDEEERRKREEERKRLEEERREEERRREKEEEERRRQRAAVAAVRDAEERRAQEEERKKKREEEERRKKDEDRRKLQQDEERRKREEERKRGEEERKRREEEEEERRKAEEVRKRKEETARQQPLASGGGKVDIQSKLTALLRGLEERKGGQPRATEHRKSAALTSFKALYPFTARNNEELNFSADDVIEVDESTEREEGWLYGSRQGKMGWFPESYVERVAPSAAANNNNTAAAVAPKGPLQSQLSNALEAVKAAGTKSAFTPTHSPNPAPTEAQGQQVVGNLLAQALCSWTAKTDSHLNFNKDDVIQVLEQQENWWLGELNNEKGWFPKTYVTLLEEGSPNVKSSPPDASESSDSLQLEEYTALYTYDSPEPSDLSFREGDLILVSKKDGEWWHGSIGDSKGVFPSNYVKPKEADTSSISGKKKPEIAHVIRPRSSSSAEQLNLETAQLILILGKNPSGWWLGELQARGKKRQKGWFPASHVKILGSSSGQSTPAPQTVCQVIAIYDYKAANGDELSFSKGQLINVHDKNDQDWWKGETNGATGLFPTNYVKMTTAECDPSQQWCADLNSLDSLSAQEKRRQGYIHELILTEERYVEDLKIVLEVFHKPMSESGRLNDAEMEMIFVNWNELLTCNSKLLKALHLRKKTGGENMPVQMIGDVLAAELSHMQPYIRFCSCQINGATLVQTRIDSEPNFKEFLKKIATDYRCKGMPLSSFLLKPMQRITRYPLHIKNILESTGEGHSDRGPLKEALEKAEELCQQVNEGVREKENSDRLEWIQSHLQMDGTTENLVFNSLTNCLGPRKLLHSGKMNKVKSNKELFAFLFNDFLLLTHAAKQFASSGPEKLFSSKNNVQLKIYKPPVLLNEVLVKLPDPSSDEPTFHISHIDRVYVLRTDNINERTAWVQKIKAASEEFIETEKKKREKAYQARSVKTSGIGRLLVTILEATELKPGKPNGKSNPYCEVTMGTQIFTSRTLNDTLNPRWNFNCQFNIKDLYQDVLCITIYERDQFSPDDFLGRTEVPVATIKKELENKGPLTRRLLLHEVPTGEVWVRLDLQLFGNK; from the exons ATGAATG GTGGCCCAAGCATATGGGCGATCTCTCCAGAGGAGAGGGTCAAACATGATAAGAAGTTCGACACCCTCTCCCCATCAATGGGCTACGTCTCAG GGGAACAGGCAAGGAAGTTTTTACTTCAATCAGGGCTTCCTGCTTCAGTTTTGGCTGAGATATG GTCTCTGGCTGACATGAATAAAGATGGGAAGATGGACAGGTTGGAGTTTTCCATTGCAATGAAGCTGATAAAGCTAAAGCTCCAGGGTACACCGCTTCCCTCAGCACTGCCCGTCATCATGAAGCAGCCTCCAGTGCCTGCTCCCAGCCTCATTAACCCCACCTCATTATTGACCAACCCAGCCTATG GTATGGCTACTCTGCCTAACGTGACTATGATGACCGGTACAAACCTACCAATGTTTGCCCCTAACTCCATGGCAACCCCTGGATTCTCAACTTTGGCACCAATGACAGGCTACACCCCTTTGGTTCCTACAGCATCCACCCTGAGCCCTTTAATAGCCTCCAACCCCTCCAGGCCCCCGATGCCCACCATGGGAAACGCCACCCTGCCTAACGGCACCTTCGGAGGTCTCGACCCATTTGCACCTGGAGCTTTGGCCACTG GAATACCTCGCTCTGCATCCCCTTACTCCTCTCCACTCGGACTCTCCTCATCTGGTCTGAACAAGGCCTCCTCTCTTTTGGACCTAGGATCtatcag CTCagcttcctcttccccctctccGATGTCCCCCATGGTTAATGTTCCCAGCGACTGGGCTGTGCCACATGCCTCCAGACTCCGATACCGACAGCAGTTCAACAGCTTGGATAAACAAATGGCAGGATACCTCAGTG GTCAGCAGGTAAGAggtgccatggcaaccacgATGCTGACTCAGACACAACTTGCCTCCATCTG GACTTTAGCTGATGTGGATAAGGACGGGAAACTAAAAGCAGAGGAGTTTATACTGGCCATGCATCTTGTGGATATGGCAAAGATTGGGCAATCTTTGCCGCTAACACTGCCAACTGAACTGGTACCACCCTCGCAAAG GGGTGGAGTGAATGGATCCAGCTCTTCTCTCTATGCTGCTCTGGGGGATGACTTTGACATAGAACCTCCAcagaaaaccaaaccaaacc TGACGTTCGAGGATAAATTCAAAGCCAACCTGGAGCGAGGGAACGCAGAATTGGAGAAAAGACGTCAGACGCTCCAGGAtgcggagaggagggagagagagcggcgtgcgcagaaagagagagaggagcgggaacagagagagaaggaggctcGGGAAAttgaggagaagagaaggagagaggaggaaatcaGGCTGGAACGACAGAAAGAGCTGGAgaggcagaaagaagaagagcggctgagagagatagagagaaaaGAG GCTGCACAGCGGGAGCTCGAGcgtcagaggaaggaggagtggGAGAGGAGGCGGCGAGGGGAGCTCAAAAtaaagaaggagcaggagcaggatgaAATCGGCAGATTGAAAGCCAAGAAAAAGAGTCTTGAGATGGAACTGGAGGCTGTG GGTAACAAGCACCAACAGATCTCAGATCGACTGCAGGACTTTCAGAACAAGAAGAAGCATCAGAATACGGAGCTGCATGTGACTAATCAAAGGAAAGAGACCTGCCAGCAGGACATTAACAAACTGCAGAAACAGTTGgag GAGTTCCAGAGAAAGTTGTCCCAGCTGACTCCGGAGCAGAAGAGACTGACAGAGAAACTCAGAAACATGTCTTTAAATAACTTGCCTG CGTCAACCATGTCCACCCTCAAGGTGGTTGtcacagagaaaaaagggaCATGTCTCAAACTGAGACAGCAGCTGGAAACCCTGGAGAAAGAGGCGGCTGCCAAAATGTCTGAGATGGACGCGTACAACAGAGATATGCAG GAAatgagagagagccagagaaaACAGCAGGAAACACTCGAGAAACTACGGAGCATCAAAGAGGACAAACGACGTGAGCTGAGtcgaaggaaagaggaggaagagcagaggaagaagagagaagaggagaggaaaaaacaacaagaggaggaagctcagag GCTTATTAAGATAGAAAAAGAGCGCCAGTGGCAGGAGAAGCTTCggaaggatgaagaggagcgTCAGAGAAAGCTtcgggaggagaaagaggccaaacagagggaggaggcggagagagagaaacaggccCTCATCCAGGCTGCGAAGGAGCAGGTTGAACGAGAGCTCAGAGTGAAGGAGGAGGCAGAGCGAAAGAGAAGAGAGatcgaggagaggaagaaaagagaagaagacgagCGACAGAAGCAAGCAGAAAGAAGGAGgcaggatgaggagaggagacagctggaagaggagagaaggcagcttgaggaagagaggaggaaacttGAAGAAGataggaggaaagaggagaaaagacgGAAGGACGAAGAGGAGCGCCgcaagagggaggaagagaggaagaggttaGAGGAGGagcggagagaggaggagcgcagaagagaaaaggaggaagaggagaggaggagacagagggcaGCTGTGGCCGCTGTCCGAgatgcagaggagaggagagcccaagaggaggagagaaagaagaagagggaggaggaggagaggaggaagaaggatgaAGACAGGAGGAAGCTTCAGCAGGACGAGGAAAGGAGGAAGcgtgaggaggaaagaaagaggggggaggaggagaggaagagaagagaagaagaagaagaggagaggaggaaagcagaggaggtgagaaagagaaaggaggagaccGCACGTCAGCAGCCGCTGGCCAGTGGAGGAGGGAAGGTGGATATTCAGAGTAAACTGACGGCTCTGCTGAGAGGactagaggagaggaaag GTGGGCAACCCAGGGCCACAGAACACAGGAAGTCAGCCGCCCTCACGTCCTTCAAAGCCCTGTATCCGTTCACCGCCCGAAACAACGAGGAGCTCAACTTCAGCGCGGACGACGTGATCGAG GTGGATGAGTCGACGGAGCGGGAGGAAGGCTGGCTGTACGGCAGCCGGCAGGGAAAGATGGGCTGGTTCCCAGAAAGCTACGTGGAGAGGGTGGCCCCGTCAGCCGcagccaataataataatactgctgctgctgtggccccTAAAGGCCCACTTCAGTCCCAGCTTTCCAATGCGCTCGAGGCTGTCAAGGCAGCCGGCACCAAATCTGCCTTCACGCCAACACACTCTCCAAATCCTGCACCCACTGAGGCACAAGGACAG CAGGTGGTGGGTAACCTGTTGGCCCAGGCCTTGTGCTCGTGGACAGCGAAGACGGACAGTCACCTGAACTTCAACAAGGACGACGTCATTCAGGTtttggagcagcaggagaattGGTGGCTGGGAGAGCTGAACAATGAAAAGGGCTGGTTCCCCAAAACATATGTGACACTGCTGGAAGAAGGGAGTCCAAA CGTGAAGAGTTCCCCTCCTGATGCTTCAGAGTCTAGCGACAGCCTTCAGCTGGAAG AATACACAGCCTTGTACACCTATGATTCTCCGGAGCCGAGTGATCTGTCGTTTAGAGAGGGTGATCTGATCTTGGTGAGCAAGAAAGATGGAGAGTGGTGGCACGGCTCTATAGGCGACAGCAAAGGCGTCTTCCCCAGCAACTACGTCAAACCCAAAGAGGCCGAT acatcaAGTATATCTGGAAAGAAGAAGCCAG AGATTGCCCATGTGATCAGACCCCGCTCCTCTAGCAGCGCTGAACAGTTGAATCTGGAAACTGCTCAGCTCATCCTCATCCTCGGCAAGAACCCCTCTGGCTGGTGGCTTGGAGAACTGCAG GCCCGTGGTAAAAAGCGCCAGAAGGGCTGGTTTCCTGCCTCTCATGTCAAAATTCTGGGATCCAGCAGTGGCCAGTCCACCCCAGCACCCCAAACAG TCTGTCAGGTGATAGCCATATATGACTACAAAGCTGCCAACGGGGACGAGTTGAGCTTCTCCAAAGGTCAGCTGATTAACGTCCATGACAAGAATGACCAGGACTGGTGGAAAGGAGAGACCAACGGGGCTACTGGTCTCTTCCCAACTAATTACGTAAAGATGACCACAGCGGAGTGTGACCCCAGCCAGCAGT GGTGCGCAGACCTAAACAGCCTGGACTCACTGAGTGCCCAGGAGAAGCGGAGACAGGGTTACATCCATGAGCTGATCCTGACTGAGGAAAGATACGTGGAAGACTTGAAGATTGTTCTTGAG GTTTTCCATAAGCCCATGTCCGAGTCGGGTCGGCTGAATGATGCAGAGATGGAAATGATCTTCGTCAACTGGAATGAACTGCTGACCTGCAACTCTAAACTTCTCAA GGCGCTTCACCTCCGTAAGAAGACGGGTGGGGAGAACATGCCGGTGCAGATGATCGGAGATGTTCTTGCCGCGGAGCTGTCCCACATGCAGCCCTACATCCGCTTCTGTTCCTGCCAGATCAACGGGGCAACGCTGGTCCAGACCCGCATCGACAGCGAGCCAAACTTCAAGGAGTTCCTAAAG AAAATTGCCACGGACTACAGGTGTAAAGGCATGCCGCTGTCCAGCTTCCTGCTGAAACCCATGCAGAGGATCACACGCTACCCACTGCACATCAAAAAC atccTGGAGAGCACGGGAGAGGGCCATTCTGACCGAGGCCCACTCAAAGAGGCTCTAGAGAAGGCGGAAGAACTCTGTCAACAG GTAAACGAGGgcgtgagagagaaggagaactcTGACAGACTGGAATGGATTCAAAGCCACTTACAGATGGACGGCACTACAGag AACCTGGTCTTTAACTCTCTTACCAACTGTTTGGGCCCCAGGAAACTGCTTCACAGCGGCAAG ATGAACAAGGTGAAGAGCAACAAGGAACTCTTTGCTTTCCTCTTTAACGACTTTCTGCTCTTGACTCATGCGGCTAAGCAGTTCGCTTCATCCGGGCCCGAAAAACTGTTCAGCAGCAAGAACAATGTACAACTCAAGATCTACAAGCCa CCTGTGCTGCTAAATGAGGTTCTGGTGAAGCTGCCGGATCCTTCCAGCGACGAGCCCACCTTCCACATCTCACACATTGATAGAGTCTACGTACTCAGGACCGACAACATCAATGAACG GACGGCTTGGGTTCAGAAGATCAAGGCCGCGTCTGAAGAATTTATtgaaactgaaaagaaaaagagggaaaaggcCTATCAAG CCCGATCTGTGAAGACTAGTGGAATCGGCAGACTTCTTGTCACTATCTTGGAAGCCACTGAACTCAAGCCGGGAAAACCCAATG GTAAAAGTAACCCCTACTGTGAGGTGACCATGGGAACTCAGATATTCACGTCTAGGACGCTCAACGACACTCTGAACCCCAGGTGGAACTTTAACTGTCAGTTCAACATCAAGGACCTTTATCAGGATGTACTCTGCATCACCATCTATGAAAGAGACCAGTTTTCCCCTGATG ACTTTCTGGGTCGGACAGAAGTGCCTGTGGCAACCATAAAGAAAGAGTTGGAAAACAAGGGACCCTTGACACGTCGTCTTCTGCTGCACGAGGTTCCTACAGGGGAGGTGTGGGTCCGCCTTGACCTGCAGCTCTTTGGCAACAAATAG